The Coregonus clupeaformis isolate EN_2021a chromosome 18, ASM2061545v1, whole genome shotgun sequence genome has a segment encoding these proteins:
- the LOC121530925 gene encoding N-acetyllactosaminide beta-1,3-N-acetylglucosaminyltransferase 4-like → MGILFRNQSLSRWSIVIGTALLIGVLFMMMDLNVLLPYRRELRVWHKNHTDWQWNTFASTTPPQSQPTVDVFKCSLNDSMQNIPSSIPSPHRNFLMFKHCRTFPRLLSPTPCEKGLFLLLAIKSTAIQVDRRIALRTTWGKRGYVQGKMVKLLFLVGKSSDRIQGYPLQQLLEWESRQFGDILQWDFEDSFFNLTLKEVHFLNWFTLECQWAHYVFKGDDDVFVHTSNLVEYVKGRKPSEQLFAGDIIPRAYPIRHNQWKYFIPVEMYPNKPYPPYAGGGGYLMSRQTVLSLVVAASSTDLFPIDDVFVGMCLQKINVTLTHHSGFKTFGFRQVVSHFNPCIYREIMLVHKLNPTEMWTMWSLLQDTKLKCFR, encoded by the coding sequence ATGGGGATACTATTCAGAAACCAAAGCCTCAGTAGATGGTCCATTGTCATTGGGACTGCGTTGTTGATTGGCGTCCTCTTTATGATGATGGACCTCAATGTCCTACTACCATATAGGAGAGAGCTCAGAGTGTGGCATAAGAACCACACAGACTGGCAGTGGAACACCTTTGcctccaccacaccaccacagtcaCAGCCCACTGTGGATGTTTTTAAGTGCTCCCTCAATGACAGCATGCAGAACATTCCATCCTCTATCCCATCTCCCCACCGTAACTTCCTCATGTTCAAACACTGCAGGACATTCCCCCGCCTGCTGTCTCCGACACCCTGTGAAAAAGGCCTTTTTCTCCTGCTGGCCATTAAGTCCACAGCCATCCAGGTGGATCGCAGGATTGCGCTCCGGACCACTTGGGGGAAGAGGGGATATGTTCAGGGTAAAATGGTGAAACTGTTGTTCTTAGTAGGTAAGTCGTCAGACAGAATACAGGGATACCCGCTGCAGCAGCTACTGGAGTGGGAGAGCAGGCAATTTGGGGACATCCTGCAGTGGGATTTTGAGGACAGTTTTTTCAACCTGACCCTGAAGGAGGTCCACTTCCTGAACTGGTTCACCTTGGAATGCCAGTGGGCCCACTACGTGTTCAAAGGGGACGATGACGTTTTTGTTCACACCAGCAATCTAGTTGAATATGTTAAAGGCCGAAAGCCCTCTGAGCAACTGTTCGCTGGTGACATCATTCCAAGAGCCTATCCAATCCGGCATAACCAATGGAAGTACTTCATACCAGTGGAGATGTACCCCAACAAGCCATATCCTCCATACGCTGGCGGTGGGGGCTACCTGATGTCACGTCAGACTGTGCTGAGCCTGGTAGTGGCAGCGTCCAGCACTGACCTCTTCCCCATTGATGATGTGTTTGTGGGCATGTGCCTGCAGAAGATTAATGTCACGCTGACGCACCACTCTGGCTTCAAGACCTTTGGGTTCCGTCAGGTGGTGTCACACTTCAACCCCTGCATTTACAGGGAGATCATGCTGGTGCACAAACTGAATCCCACCGAGATGTGGACCAT